In Ipomoea triloba cultivar NCNSP0323 chromosome 7, ASM357664v1, a single genomic region encodes these proteins:
- the LOC116024451 gene encoding putative NAC domain-containing protein 94 produces MDGRNSDQTEKIMDEVMLPGFRFHPTDEELVGFYLKKKVQHKPLSIELIKQLDIYKYDPWDLPKLAAVGEKEWYFYCPRDRKYRNSARPNRVTGAGFWKATGTDRPIYSSETSKCIGLKKSLVFYKGRAARGIKTDWMMHEFRLPSISDISTPKRCLDKNIPPNDAWAICRIFKKANSNAQRALSHSWVVSSSPPTIPQTPTTTTTQQTLLTQNPNNLNQVSMATHDFKNSPEIMGLDLLPYNDPSTSYTFPPSLFTHPHMPLQKPTINDASSLLLDMSNSVFGEFVGKGSGESTVDYGGLINDGFSVVGPENAVEGSLQDGGGGGGGGAVVVVGPGKESSNIIDESIRFSFNGFPLNMGAENAWKLSSLVWESSPCPSEISSTSYSTSKCYT; encoded by the exons ATGGATGGGAGAAATAGTGATCAGACAGAGAAAATAATGGATGAAGTTATGTTGCCCGGTTTTAGGTTTCATCCCACAGATGAAGAGCTGGTAGGGTTTTATCTGAAGAAGAAGGTCCAACATAAACCCCTCTCCATTGAGCTCATCAAGCAGCTTGACATCTATAAATATGATCCATGGGATCTCCCAA AGCTAGCGGCGGTGGGGGAAAAAGAATGGTATTTTTACTGTCCTCGGGATCGGAAGTACAGGAACAGTGCACGGCCGAACCGGGTGACGGGGGCGGGTTTTTGGAAGGCCACCGGAACCGACCGGCCGATCTACTCGTCGGAGACGTCAAAGTGCATCGGACTCAAGAAATCCCTTGTGTTCTACAAAGGTAGAGCCGCCAGAGGGATCAAAACCGATTGGATGATGCATGAGTTCCGCCTGCCCTCCATCTCTGATATCTCCACCCCAAAACGAtgtttggacaaaaatatccctCCCAAT GATGCATGGGCAATATGCAGGATTTTCAAGAAAGCAAACTCCAATGCACAAAGGGCACTTTCCCATTCATGGGTAGTCTCATCATCACCTCCAACCATACCCCAaacccccaccaccaccacaacacaACAAACCCTCCTAACCCAAAACCCCAACAACCTTAATCAAGTGTCCATGGCAACCCATGACTTCAAAAACTCACCGGAGATCATGGGCCTAGATCTCCTCCCCTACAATGACCCCTCCACAAGCTACACATTCCCCCCTTCCCTATTCACCCATCCTCATATGCCCTTGCAAAAACCCACCATTAATGATGCATCTTCCTTGTTGTTGGACATGTCAAACTCGGTGTTTGGGGAGTTTGtagggaagggttcaggtgaGAGCACGGTGGACTATGGTGGGCTGATCAACGACGGGTTTTCGGTGGTGGGGCCGGAGAATGCCGTGGAGGGCAGCCTGCaagatggtggtggtggtggtggtggtggtgcagTTGTGGTGGTGGGGCCGGGGAAAGAATCATCAAACATAATTGATGAATCCATTAGGTTTTCTTTCAATGGGTTTCCTTTGAATATGGGGGCTGAGAATGCATGGAAGTTGTCTAGTTTGGTGTGGGAGTCTTCACCATGCCCTAGTGAGATATCTAGTACTAGTTATTCTACTAGCAAGTGTTACACTTGA
- the LOC116024952 gene encoding 60S ribosomal protein L34-like, whose protein sequence is MVQRLTYRKRHSYATKSNQHRVVKTPGGKLVYQSTKKRASGPKCPVTGKRIQGIPHLRPAEYKRSRLPRCRRTVNRPYGGVLSGSAVRERIIRAFLVEEQKIVKKVLKIQKAKEKQASKA, encoded by the exons ATGGTGCAGCGGCTGACCTATCGCAAGAGGCATAGCTATGCCACCAAATCCAACCAACACCGGGTCGTCAAAACCCCTG GTGGAAAGCTGGTCTATCAGAGCACAAAGAAGAGGGCTAGTGGCCCCAAGTGCCCTGTAACTGGGAAGAGAATCCAAGGG ATTCCTCACTTGAGACCCGCTGAATACAAGAGGTCTAGGTTGCCTAGATGCAGGAGGACTGTGAACCGCCCCTATGGCGGAGTGTTGTCCGGCAGTGCTGTCAGGGAAAG GATCATCAGAGCCTTTTTGGTGGAAGAGCAAAAGATTGTGAAGAAAGTTTTGAAGATTCAGAAGGCGAAGGAAAAGCAAGCTTCTAAAGCCTAA